In one Stenotrophomonas maltophilia genomic region, the following are encoded:
- a CDS encoding energy transducer TonB — MTEQLVVHRYEQPDDKGLSWPRIVGIAFVIALHLAAFMMLLIPAVAPKAAAEKERNVMVTIVDAPPPPPPPPPPPPPTDTPPPPVKNLSPPKPSPVPPPPQAPVVDVPEPRPNDIVTPPTPPSPPSPPASIEASVDISSKAMNPPRYPPAAFRAGIQGEVILIIDVDASGNVTNVTVEKSSRNRDLDRAAMEAARKWRFNAAESGGKKTAGRVRVPVNFALN; from the coding sequence ATGACGGAACAACTAGTCGTTCACCGGTACGAACAACCCGATGACAAGGGGCTGAGCTGGCCTCGCATCGTCGGCATCGCGTTTGTAATCGCCCTGCATCTGGCCGCCTTCATGATGCTTCTGATCCCTGCCGTGGCTCCCAAGGCCGCTGCGGAGAAGGAACGCAATGTGATGGTGACCATCGTCGACGCACCGCCGCCGCCGCCCCCGCCGCCGCCGCCGCCGCCGCCGACAGATACTCCGCCGCCGCCGGTGAAGAATCTGTCGCCGCCGAAGCCGTCGCCGGTCCCGCCGCCGCCGCAGGCGCCGGTCGTGGACGTGCCGGAACCGCGTCCGAACGATATCGTCACTCCGCCGACCCCGCCGTCGCCGCCAAGCCCGCCGGCGTCGATCGAGGCCAGCGTGGACATCTCGTCCAAGGCGATGAATCCCCCGCGTTATCCGCCGGCAGCATTCCGCGCAGGTATCCAGGGTGAAGTGATCCTGATCATTGATGTCGATGCCAGCGGCAACGTCACCAATGTCACGGTGGAAAAGTCCAGCCGTAACCGCGACCTGGACCGTGCTGCGATGGAAGCAGCACGCAAGTGGCGCTTCAACGCCGCTGAATCTGGCGGTAAGAAGACGGCAGGTCGCGTTCGCGTCCCGGTCAACTTTGCGCTGAACTGA
- the exbB gene encoding TonB-system energizer ExbB encodes MLQEIFIAAAAGGNPSNALSQMGFEHLIHEMTTKPGDFAVSWVVLLTLVIMSAMSWYWTVINIFRATRLKSAADRVVSLFWDTPNAQDAIRAMEEQPASEPFSKIALDAAQAAAHHQRAEGGGTGGLGENLSRSEFVDRALRQAVTRESNKLQSGMTLLATVGATAPFVGLLGTVWGIYGALIKIGATGSASIDAVAGPVGEALIMTAIGLFVAIPAVFAFNFFSKINSATISKFDTFAHDLHDFFATGSRVR; translated from the coding sequence ATGCTGCAGGAAATTTTCATCGCCGCTGCTGCCGGGGGCAATCCGTCCAACGCCCTGTCGCAGATGGGCTTCGAGCACCTGATCCACGAAATGACCACCAAGCCGGGTGATTTCGCTGTTTCCTGGGTCGTGCTGCTGACCCTGGTGATCATGTCGGCCATGTCCTGGTACTGGACCGTCATCAACATCTTCCGCGCCACCCGCCTGAAGAGCGCTGCCGATCGCGTCGTCAGCCTGTTCTGGGACACCCCGAACGCACAGGACGCCATCCGTGCGATGGAAGAGCAGCCGGCTTCGGAGCCGTTCTCGAAGATCGCCCTGGACGCTGCCCAGGCAGCTGCCCACCACCAGCGCGCTGAAGGCGGCGGTACCGGTGGCCTGGGTGAGAACCTGAGCCGTTCGGAATTCGTCGACCGCGCCCTGCGTCAGGCCGTCACCCGCGAAAGCAACAAGCTGCAGTCGGGCATGACCCTGCTGGCCACCGTCGGCGCGACCGCTCCGTTCGTCGGTCTGCTGGGTACCGTGTGGGGCATCTACGGCGCGCTGATCAAGATCGGTGCCACCGGCTCCGCTTCGATCGACGCCGTTGCCGGCCCGGTGGGTGAAGCGCTGATCATGACCGCGATCGGTCTGTTCGTCGCGATCCCGGCCGTGTTCGCCTTCAACTTCTTCAGCAAGATCAACAGCGCGACCATCAGCAAGTTCGATACCTTCGCGCACGACCTGCACGACTTCTTCGCCACCGGTTCGCGCGTCCGCTGA
- a CDS encoding ExbD/TolR family protein: MAFSSGNSGGPMADINVTPLVDVMLVLLIIFIITAPLMSHKVKVDLPEANLIQNPDDAEKRSGPITLAVKEDGSIYWNDEEITKQTLESRLATAAQQTPQPPLNLRGDRTTKMRVINDLTKVAQEQGMLDVGFVATKEKGQ; the protein is encoded by the coding sequence ATGGCTTTCAGTAGTGGTAACAGCGGCGGCCCCATGGCCGACATCAACGTTACGCCCCTCGTGGACGTGATGCTGGTGCTGCTGATCATCTTCATCATCACGGCGCCCCTGATGTCCCACAAGGTCAAGGTGGATCTGCCGGAAGCCAACCTGATCCAGAATCCGGATGACGCCGAAAAGCGCTCCGGTCCGATCACCCTGGCAGTCAAGGAAGACGGCTCGATCTACTGGAACGACGAAGAAATCACCAAGCAGACGCTCGAGTCGCGCTTGGCGACCGCCGCCCAGCAGACCCCGCAGCCGCCGCTGAACCTGCGTGGTGACCGCACCACCAAGATGCGCGTCATCAACGACCTGACCAAGGTCGCGCAGGAGCAGGGCATGCTGGACGTCGGCTTCGTCGCGACCAAAGAAAAGGGGCAATAA
- a CDS encoding ExbD/TolR family protein yields MAFSSGGGKGPMADINVTPLVDVMLVLLIIFIVTAPIMTYPIAVDLPQRVLNPPPQLVEPPPPIELKIDASNQVSWNNSPISTSELQQRMEQEVQRDPTNQPELRIDASPDSEYDVMAKVLAAAKNAQMKKIGFVQQ; encoded by the coding sequence ATGGCATTCAGTAGTGGTGGTGGCAAGGGCCCCATGGCCGACATCAACGTCACGCCCCTCGTGGACGTGATGCTGGTGCTGCTGATCATCTTCATCGTGACCGCGCCGATCATGACCTACCCGATCGCCGTGGACCTGCCGCAGCGCGTGCTCAACCCACCGCCGCAGCTGGTCGAACCGCCGCCGCCGATCGAACTGAAGATCGACGCCAGCAACCAGGTCTCGTGGAACAACAGCCCGATCAGCACCAGCGAGCTGCAGCAGCGGATGGAACAGGAGGTCCAGCGTGACCCGACCAACCAGCCGGAACTGCGGATCGATGCAAGCCCGGATTCCGAGTACGACGTGATGGCCAAGGTTCTGGCTGCCGCGAAGAATGCTCAGATGAAGAAGATCGGCTTCGTACAGCAGTAA
- the cls gene encoding cardiolipin synthase, protein MLALFDSLRHWLDGIAHLGSILAVAYLLYLLALAGWIMLQKREPVATLSWILSLALLPYLGLFIYYLLGPQKVKRQRLRRGRARSGMEHYSDVCPPDADCTELAKIAQATTGLAPSSATEVTWLVDGAATYAALLEAVAQARDHVHLEYYIFNPDHAGTALRDALVERARAGVQVRLLLDAVGSSAVPRRFLQPLLDAGGEAVWFHPRQLLKPFKRPWLNLRTHRKLVIVDGRLAFTGGINITDDEDESRNANAYRDLHMRIRGHVVRSLQLVFAEDWLYASGQDHSHFDIARMWPADMPLRGEGSINAQVLVSGPDSGWETIHRLHVAAIQEAQERVWLVTPYFVPGEAARMALTSAALGGLDVRLLVPKMSDSWFVTQAARSYFDELLHAGVKIYEYGPRMLHTKAFIADDDVCIVGSANFDHRSFRLNFELSMMISDRERVAALAGLLEAEFERATRVHDQAAARSLWLQRLPEAFARLASPLL, encoded by the coding sequence ATGCTCGCCCTCTTCGACTCCCTCCGCCACTGGCTTGATGGCATTGCCCACCTGGGTTCGATCCTGGCCGTGGCCTACCTGCTGTACCTGCTCGCGCTGGCGGGCTGGATCATGCTGCAGAAGCGCGAACCGGTAGCCACGCTGAGCTGGATCCTGTCGCTGGCCCTGCTGCCCTACCTCGGCCTTTTCATCTATTACCTGCTCGGTCCGCAGAAGGTGAAGCGGCAGCGCCTGCGTCGTGGCCGCGCGCGATCGGGGATGGAGCATTACAGCGACGTCTGCCCGCCCGATGCCGATTGCACCGAGCTGGCCAAGATCGCCCAGGCCACCACCGGACTGGCGCCGAGCAGTGCCACCGAAGTGACCTGGCTGGTCGATGGCGCGGCGACCTATGCCGCGCTGCTGGAAGCGGTGGCGCAGGCGCGTGACCACGTGCATCTGGAGTACTACATCTTCAATCCCGACCATGCCGGAACCGCACTGCGTGATGCCCTGGTCGAACGTGCCCGCGCCGGCGTGCAGGTGCGGCTGCTGCTCGATGCAGTGGGCTCGTCCGCGGTGCCGCGACGCTTCCTGCAGCCGCTGCTCGACGCCGGCGGTGAAGCGGTCTGGTTCCATCCCCGCCAGCTGCTGAAGCCCTTCAAGCGACCGTGGCTGAACCTGCGCACCCACCGCAAGCTGGTGATCGTCGATGGCCGCCTCGCGTTCACCGGCGGCATCAACATCACCGATGACGAGGATGAGAGCCGCAACGCCAACGCCTATCGCGACCTGCACATGCGCATCCGCGGTCACGTGGTCCGCAGCCTGCAACTGGTGTTTGCCGAGGACTGGCTCTACGCCAGCGGTCAGGACCACTCGCATTTCGACATCGCGCGGATGTGGCCGGCGGACATGCCGCTCCGCGGCGAAGGCTCGATCAACGCACAGGTGCTGGTGTCCGGTCCGGACTCGGGCTGGGAGACCATCCACCGGCTCCACGTGGCGGCCATCCAGGAAGCGCAGGAGCGCGTGTGGCTGGTCACGCCCTACTTCGTGCCGGGCGAAGCCGCGCGGATGGCGCTGACCTCGGCCGCGCTGGGGGGACTGGACGTGCGCCTGCTGGTGCCGAAGATGAGCGATTCCTGGTTCGTGACCCAGGCCGCACGGTCCTACTTCGACGAGCTGCTGCACGCCGGGGTGAAGATCTACGAGTACGGCCCCCGCATGCTGCATACCAAGGCCTTCATCGCCGACGACGATGTCTGCATCGTCGGCAGCGCCAACTTCGACCATCGCAGTTTCCGCCTGAACTTCGAACTGTCGATGATGATCAGCGACCGCGAGCGGGTCGCCGCCCTGGCGGGCCTGCTGGAGGCCGAGTTCGAGCGCGCTACCCGCGTGCACGACCAGGCCGCGGCCCGCTCGCTGTGGCTGCAACGCCTGCCTGAGGCCTTCGCGCGCCTGGCCTCGCCGCTGCTGTAA